The Salvelinus sp. IW2-2015 linkage group LG15, ASM291031v2, whole genome shotgun sequence genome includes a region encoding these proteins:
- the LOC111975138 gene encoding switch-associated protein 70-like, giving the protein MGLLRDEFLKSIWHAFTALDVDQSGKVSKSQLKVLSHNLCTVMKIPHDPVALEQHFKDDDEGPVSNQGYMPYLNRFILDKVRDNFDILEFNNVCWTLCFKKNINMSHLLISNDDAFKVWCIFNFLSEDRYPLVIITEEIEYFLRKLMEAMGGIWNQERFDDYKLRLNRKQQCLSAWELIELVGMGHFSKGMNRQTLSMGISEVFQELILDVLRQGYMMKKGHKRKNWTERWFVLGPNSMSYYVSEDLTDKKGEILLDRNCCVESLPDKEGKKCLFIVKCSDKSFEISASDKKRKQEWIQAIQTCIQLLRLGLPSPHREARLRRREVRQKQQAEQGELEERMRLLQIANENKHRQLESMTKKLEEAVATATLEEQRRKQTQTDLQDRYRTDLEREKMVRQQMEEQVAQKSSELEQYLQRVRELEDMYHRLEEALEDERQARQDEETMRKLQTRLLEQESAKRGELEQIHLQQQRAISQTQAEKQELESDRLAKEMALQAANLQLESLERERHGALEQYEEVRMKLEQAANKTKSWKDKVAKHEGLVRLIQPGDKGPQRMTNWGPAAFTDTELDLRKKSWQERKNHNQSAQ; this is encoded by the exons ATGGGACTACTACGGGATGAATTTCTGAAGTCAATATGGCACGCATTCACAGCCTTGGACGTGGATCAAAGTGGGAAAGTGTCCAAATCACAGCTTAAG GTGCTCTCTCATAACCTGTGCACTGTGATGAAGATACCCCATGACCCAGTGGCCCTGGAGCAGCACTTTAAGGATGACGATGAGGGCCCTGTGTCCAACCAGGGCTACATGCCCTACCTCAATAGATTCATACTGGACAAG GTTAGGGATAACTTTGACATACTGGAGTTCAACAATGTGTGCTGGACCCTGTGTTTCAAGAAAAACATCAACATGAGCCATCTTCTCATCTCCAACGATGACGCCTTCAAGGTCTGGTGCATCTTCAACTTCCTGTCTGAAGACAGGTACCCACTGGTTATCATCACAGAGGAA attgAGTACTTCCTGCGGAAGCTGATGGAGGCCATGGGAGGCATTTGGAATCAGGAGAGGTTTGATGATTACAAGCTCAGGTTGAACAGGAAGCAGCAATGCCTGAGTGCCTGGGAGCTGATAGAGCTGGTTGGCATGGGCCACTTCAGTAAGGGCATGAACCGCCAGACCCTGTCCATGGGCATCTCTGAGGTCTTCCAGGAGCTCATACTGGATGTTCTCAGACAG GGCTACATGATGAAAAAAGGCCACAAAAGGAAAAATTGGACAGAGCGCTGGTTTGTGCTTGGACCAAACTCTATGTCATACTATGTGAGTGAGGACCTCACTGACAAGAAGGGGGAAATTTTGCTGGACCGCAACTGTTGTGTGGAG TCTCTACCAGACAAGGAGGGGAAGAAATGTCTCTTTATAGTTAAGTGCAGCGACAAAAGCTTTGAGATCAGCGCATCGGATAAGAAGAGGAAACAAGAATGGATTCAAG CCATCCAAACATGCATCCAGCTGCTGAGGTTGGGCCTGCCCTCTCCGCACCGTGAGGCCAGGCTACGGCGCAGGGAGGTCAGGCAGAAACAGCAGGCCGAGCAGggggagctggaggagaggatgaggctgCTGCAGATAGCCAATGAAAACAAGCATAGACAGCTGGAGTCCATGACGAAG AAACTGGAGGAGGCAGTGGCTACAGCGACtctggaggagcagaggagaaaacAGACCCAGACTGACCTGCAGGACCGCTACAGAAcggacctggagagagagaaaatg GTACGTCAGCAGATGGAGGAGCAGGTGGCCCAGAAGTCCAGTGAGTTGGAGCAGTACCTGCAGCGTGTCAGGGAGCTGGAGGACATGTACCACCGCCTGGAGGAAGCACTAGAGGACGAGAGACAGGCCAGGCAGGATGAGGAGACCATGCGCAAACTACAGACCAG GCTTCTGGAGCAGGAGTCAGCCAAGCGGGGGGAGCTGGAGCAGATCCACCTGCAGCAGCAGAGGGCCATCTCCCAGACCCAGGCTGAGAAGCAGGAGCTGGAGAGCGACCGGCTGGCCAAGGAGATGGCCCTGCAGGCAGCCAATTTGCAGCTGGAGAGTCTTGAGAGAGAAAGGCACGGAGCGCTGGAGCAGTACGAG gAGGTGAGAATGAAACTGGAGCAGGCAGCTAATAAGACCAAGAGCTGGAAAGACAAGGTGGCCAAGCACGAGGGACTGGTCCGTCTCATCCAGCCAG gTGATAAAGGACCACAGAGGATGACTAACTGGGGCCCAGCAGCCTTCACAGACACTGAGCTGGACCTGAGGAAGAAGTCCTGGCAGGAGAGGAAGAACCACAACCAGTCAGCCCAGTAG